A region from the Oceanidesulfovibrio marinus genome encodes:
- a CDS encoding DUF4392 domain-containing protein, whose product MDRAEQTRQEALAKALDNIAVLDLACLGVAGHLYEALQRKQPGDMCMGAARFVLNALPEEGGLAVIATGFPMGGGVPETDGPVGAAMLARALRVARGARSLIVTDEDFVDAVKAACIGAGLSPRIADPEGLESISYLNPVYILPFPREEAACRTRCEQVLANMEPDLLVAVERPGKNTAGVYHGMNGRPLAGFVADIEPLFEMGRDRGIPILGIGDGGNELGMGVIREDLGKFLPQATSCGCPCGQGTAAVFAADYLVVASVSNWGADGIIAGLAVLTHNSDVLHYPDRERRAIELCANSGAVDGVHVSPVPAVDGIPAEEWEGLLTTLRGMIHRGTDFRGDWRRQKHG is encoded by the coding sequence ATGGATCGCGCAGAACAGACCCGGCAGGAAGCCCTTGCCAAAGCACTCGACAATATTGCCGTTCTCGATCTGGCGTGCCTCGGCGTGGCCGGACATCTCTATGAAGCGCTGCAACGCAAACAGCCTGGCGACATGTGCATGGGTGCGGCGCGGTTCGTGCTCAACGCCCTGCCCGAAGAGGGCGGCCTGGCCGTCATCGCTACCGGCTTTCCCATGGGCGGCGGCGTACCGGAGACGGACGGCCCTGTGGGCGCGGCCATGCTGGCCCGGGCGCTTCGAGTCGCACGCGGCGCGCGTTCGCTCATTGTGACGGACGAGGATTTCGTGGACGCCGTGAAGGCCGCCTGCATCGGCGCCGGCCTGTCGCCGCGCATTGCCGATCCCGAGGGCCTGGAGTCCATCAGCTACCTGAACCCGGTCTACATCCTGCCCTTCCCGCGGGAGGAGGCGGCGTGCCGCACCCGTTGCGAGCAGGTGCTCGCCAACATGGAGCCCGACCTGCTCGTGGCCGTGGAGCGGCCCGGCAAGAACACCGCCGGCGTGTACCACGGCATGAACGGCCGTCCCCTGGCAGGATTTGTGGCGGATATCGAGCCGCTCTTCGAGATGGGCCGCGACAGGGGCATTCCCATCCTGGGCATTGGCGACGGGGGCAACGAGCTGGGCATGGGCGTGATTCGCGAGGATCTGGGCAAGTTCCTGCCCCAGGCCACCTCGTGCGGATGCCCGTGCGGCCAGGGCACGGCCGCCGTGTTTGCCGCGGATTACCTGGTGGTGGCCAGTGTCTCCAACTGGGGCGCGGACGGCATCATCGCCGGGCTGGCCGTGCTGACTCACAACAGCGACGTGCTGCACTACCCGGACCGCGAGCGCCGGGCCATTGAGCTGTGCGCCAACTCCGGAGCCGTGGACGGCGTACATGTCTCCCCGGTGCCTGCCGTGGACGGCATACCGGCCGAGGAGTGGGAAGGGCTGCTCACCACGCTGCGCGGCATGATCCATCGGGGTACGGACTTCCGCGGGGACTGGCGCCGCCAAAAGCACGGGTAG
- a CDS encoding sulfide-dependent adenosine diphosphate thiazole synthase, translating to MAQELDEIIITEAIATEYFNKFRNCLSVDVAIVGGGPSGLTAARKLAEKGRSVALFERKLSLGGGMWGGGMTWNILVVQEESKHLLEEVGIPVKEFKPGYWTADAVAATTTLASTACIAGAQVFNCMSVEDVVLREENGQTRVTGLVINSSPVEIAGLHVDPVTIATRYVIECTGHDTEVLKRLVAKNDVVLNTSSGKIEGEKSLWAERAEANTVHNTQEVFSGVFVAGMAANATYGSYRMGPVFGGMLLSGEHVAEEIDRKLSEEQ from the coding sequence ATGGCGCAGGAGCTCGACGAAATCATAATTACCGAAGCCATCGCGACGGAATACTTCAACAAGTTCCGCAACTGCCTGAGCGTGGACGTGGCCATTGTGGGCGGCGGCCCTTCCGGACTGACAGCTGCGCGCAAGCTTGCGGAAAAGGGACGTTCCGTAGCCCTGTTCGAGCGTAAGCTCTCCCTGGGCGGTGGCATGTGGGGCGGTGGCATGACCTGGAACATCCTGGTGGTGCAGGAGGAATCCAAGCACCTGCTGGAAGAGGTGGGCATCCCGGTCAAGGAGTTCAAGCCCGGCTACTGGACGGCGGACGCCGTGGCCGCCACCACCACACTGGCCTCCACCGCCTGCATCGCCGGCGCGCAAGTCTTCAACTGCATGTCCGTGGAGGACGTGGTGCTGCGCGAGGAGAACGGGCAGACGCGCGTCACCGGCCTGGTCATCAACTCCTCTCCGGTGGAGATCGCCGGCCTGCATGTGGACCCGGTGACCATCGCCACGCGCTACGTCATCGAGTGCACCGGGCACGACACCGAGGTGCTCAAGCGGCTGGTGGCCAAGAACGACGTGGTGCTGAACACGTCTTCCGGCAAGATCGAGGGCGAGAAATCGCTGTGGGCCGAGCGCGCCGAGGCCAACACCGTGCACAATACGCAGGAGGTCTTCTCGGGCGTGTTCGTGGCGGGCATGGCGGCCAACGCCACGTATGGCTCCTACCGCATGGGCCCTGTGTTCGGCGGCATGCTCCTATCCGGCGAGCACGTGGCCGAGGAGATCGACAGAAAGTTGTCCGAGGAACAATAG
- a CDS encoding MliC family protein, protein MKRIATACLLLALLLPLGGCGDSPEDTSSQSAIEDSRVVDEDNQTSPDLPDEVAYICENKDGEEVIELLADFSAEPLLLRIEDSTFKLDRVESASGSRYETDGIVFWIKGSEAMLTMRGSDFHCSTATD, encoded by the coding sequence ATGAAACGAATTGCCACGGCCTGCCTCCTGCTCGCGCTGCTTCTGCCCCTGGGCGGCTGCGGCGACTCCCCCGAAGACACCTCTTCGCAGTCGGCCATCGAAGACTCCCGCGTGGTGGACGAGGACAACCAGACCTCGCCGGATCTGCCCGACGAGGTCGCCTACATCTGCGAGAACAAGGACGGCGAAGAGGTCATCGAGCTGCTGGCGGATTTCTCGGCCGAGCCGCTGCTCCTGCGCATCGAGGATTCGACGTTCAAACTCGACCGCGTCGAGTCGGCCTCCGGTTCCAGATACGAGACCGATGGCATAGTCTTCTGGATCAAGGGCAGCGAGGCCATGCTCACCATGCGCGGCAGTGATTTCCACTGCAGCACGGCCACGGACTGA
- a CDS encoding general secretion pathway protein GspE — MDNPDATLSSAAAPYASLAEDGVISRGDLAAADAAWRVDGIHPEVYFRQKLGLARSTLRGALATYSGLDTLTYDERPPVPDDLARLAFQAEGPARGLWFPVCRVHDVLTFAISEFDDGAAKAEIEELFPGRPKRFLACLREEIGWYAQDFAMRDTNGPVGIQRTTMAYWRNTMALWRTKLACQRTNLACGRTWLNSLRWGLGLIGMGNSLLRLDNPIIPKPALWLLVVAGATLATVAIFSYTRLRRSWRHISDQNLVEATSAVVYFLEEFHFIELHDPANGRPMKRTMLGRLGDSLGLYSTVVEPRGGYRERITLARERNVLAAQRTILACYRTLAARARTGLAFFRTGAAVFTFGLGLLTYFGLSPLSLLDGLLILAGLGMLIDGAIWYWPVRREYSETPRCLRYEDYDD, encoded by the coding sequence ATGGACAACCCTGACGCAACGCTTTCTTCCGCCGCGGCGCCGTATGCCTCGCTGGCCGAGGATGGCGTCATCAGCCGGGGCGACCTCGCAGCCGCCGATGCAGCCTGGCGCGTCGACGGCATCCATCCCGAGGTCTACTTCCGGCAGAAGCTCGGCCTTGCCCGGTCCACCCTGCGCGGCGCTCTGGCAACGTACAGCGGCCTGGACACGCTGACGTACGACGAGCGTCCGCCCGTGCCGGACGATCTGGCCCGTTTGGCCTTTCAGGCGGAAGGACCGGCCCGCGGGCTGTGGTTTCCTGTCTGCCGCGTGCACGATGTCCTGACCTTCGCCATCAGCGAGTTCGACGACGGCGCTGCCAAGGCCGAGATCGAAGAGCTCTTCCCGGGCCGGCCCAAACGGTTCCTGGCCTGCCTGCGGGAGGAGATTGGCTGGTACGCGCAGGACTTTGCCATGCGCGACACCAACGGCCCGGTGGGCATCCAGCGCACGACCATGGCCTACTGGCGCAACACCATGGCCCTGTGGCGGACCAAGCTGGCCTGCCAGCGCACCAATCTCGCCTGCGGCCGGACCTGGCTCAACAGCCTGCGGTGGGGGCTGGGTCTCATCGGTATGGGCAACAGCCTGCTGCGTCTGGACAATCCGATCATCCCCAAGCCGGCGCTTTGGCTCCTTGTGGTGGCCGGAGCCACGCTGGCCACCGTGGCCATCTTCTCGTACACCCGCCTGCGCCGGTCGTGGCGGCACATCTCGGATCAGAACCTGGTGGAGGCCACCTCGGCCGTGGTGTACTTTTTGGAGGAGTTCCACTTCATCGAGCTGCACGACCCGGCCAACGGCCGGCCCATGAAGCGCACGATGCTCGGCCGGCTAGGCGACTCCCTGGGCCTGTACTCCACGGTTGTCGAACCACGCGGCGGCTACAGGGAGCGCATCACCCTGGCTCGGGAGCGCAATGTCCTGGCCGCGCAACGGACCATCCTGGCCTGCTACCGGACCCTGGCCGCAAGAGCGCGGACCGGCTTGGCCTTTTTCCGCACAGGCGCCGCCGTTTTCACGTTCGGTCTTGGTTTGCTAACATACTTCGGCCTCAGTCCGCTGAGTCTTCTGGATGGATTGCTCATCCTCGCGGGCCTGGGCATGCTCATCGACGGCGCCATCTGGTACTGGCCGGTGCGCAGGGAGTACTCCGAAACGCCGCGGTGCCTCCGGTACGAAGACTATGACGATTAA
- a CDS encoding ATP-binding protein, with amino-acid sequence MIDAAHLQRRIFTISILALLVTGVCIAILTLVPFYRHLGQRAEDTLFYTMRSNLVGVEEYVQRALDVTSQIGSRTQIRVKLEQYNAGLISLEELRSFSAPKLLDALRVSPEAVGMVRFDVSGNVVVQAGNDIPKSIGTSHIPILSGPTVMGLAQNGGEPTLVVSAAIHGADRIQGTDLVLFKAKPLHNIVTAATDAGTAGFLAIVRREGKRLVPLFPRSELSETARNQVPDQESIRALFANAVGGKSGVWSGKWPSLGQSVVAYAPVRGTSWAVFQVMSRSELYHHVYRTIRNVIFGFLVVMILSILALAKTLRPLSGRIIIYNRELKEQVLEQTARLKAELAEREAAEKRAEAANQAKSAFLASMSHEIRTPMNGIMGMAELALMSNPGDEVREYLELLRGSGKHLLELINDVLDLSKIEAGKVELAHRPMDLGDEMEKVLAPLRRTAKDQGLSLNLSIAPEVPEQLMGDAGRLRQVLVNLISNAIKFTHEGLVEVRISAEEIDGNRALLRFEVQDTGVGIPEENLQHIFESFAQGWASAHPEYGGTGLGLSISRELVELMGGAISVESELGKGSSFAFTAEFALGDSAAPDREACTPQPPIADRSLHILVAEDNQVNQLVMLAMLKRAGHQPDLAVNGHEVLKRLADDYFDLVLMDIQMPGMKGDEAVRRIRAGEVDGVRCDIPIIALTAYAMEGDQERFLNAGMNGYLAKPIDFEGLCAALDSVLR; translated from the coding sequence ATGATCGACGCTGCACATCTACAACGTCGTATCTTCACCATCTCCATTCTGGCGCTGCTGGTTACGGGCGTCTGTATCGCCATTCTGACGCTGGTTCCGTTTTACCGCCACCTGGGCCAACGCGCCGAGGACACCCTCTTCTACACCATGCGCTCCAACCTCGTGGGCGTGGAGGAGTACGTCCAGCGCGCACTCGACGTTACCTCGCAAATAGGCAGCCGGACCCAAATCCGTGTCAAGCTGGAGCAGTACAACGCCGGGCTCATCAGCCTGGAGGAGCTACGCTCGTTCAGCGCGCCCAAGCTGCTGGACGCCCTGCGCGTCTCTCCCGAGGCCGTGGGCATGGTCCGTTTCGACGTCTCGGGGAACGTGGTCGTGCAGGCCGGAAACGATATTCCAAAAAGCATTGGAACAAGCCACATCCCCATCCTCAGTGGCCCCACCGTGATGGGCCTGGCCCAAAACGGCGGGGAGCCGACCCTGGTCGTCTCGGCGGCCATACACGGAGCAGACAGGATCCAGGGCACGGACCTTGTTCTATTCAAGGCAAAGCCGCTGCATAACATAGTGACCGCAGCCACGGATGCCGGCACCGCAGGCTTTCTCGCCATTGTCCGCCGTGAAGGCAAGCGGCTCGTTCCCCTCTTCCCCAGGTCGGAGCTCAGCGAGACGGCCAGGAACCAGGTACCGGACCAGGAAAGCATCCGCGCCCTGTTCGCCAACGCCGTGGGAGGGAAGAGCGGCGTCTGGTCCGGGAAATGGCCGTCACTGGGCCAATCCGTGGTCGCCTATGCCCCGGTTCGGGGCACGTCCTGGGCCGTGTTCCAGGTCATGTCCAGATCCGAGCTCTACCACCACGTCTACCGGACCATCCGCAACGTCATCTTCGGCTTCCTGGTCGTCATGATCCTGAGCATCCTGGCCCTGGCCAAGACGCTCCGCCCGTTGTCCGGCCGAATCATCATCTACAACCGCGAGCTGAAGGAGCAGGTTCTGGAGCAGACCGCGCGGCTCAAGGCCGAGCTTGCCGAGCGCGAGGCGGCGGAGAAGCGCGCCGAGGCGGCGAATCAGGCCAAATCCGCCTTCCTGGCCAGCATGAGCCACGAGATCAGAACGCCGATGAACGGCATCATGGGCATGGCCGAGCTCGCCCTGATGAGCAATCCCGGCGACGAAGTACGCGAGTACCTGGAGCTGCTGCGCGGCTCCGGCAAGCATCTGCTGGAGCTCATCAACGACGTCCTCGACCTCTCCAAGATCGAGGCCGGCAAGGTGGAGCTGGCGCACAGGCCCATGGATCTTGGGGACGAGATGGAGAAGGTGCTGGCCCCGCTACGCAGAACGGCCAAAGACCAGGGACTGAGCCTGAACCTCTCCATCGCGCCCGAGGTGCCCGAGCAGTTGATGGGCGATGCCGGACGGCTCCGCCAGGTGCTGGTGAACCTCATCAGCAACGCCATCAAGTTCACCCACGAAGGCCTCGTGGAGGTTCGGATATCAGCCGAAGAGATTGACGGGAACCGGGCCCTGTTGCGGTTCGAGGTCCAGGACACCGGCGTGGGCATCCCGGAGGAGAACCTGCAGCACATCTTCGAGAGCTTTGCCCAGGGCTGGGCCTCGGCGCATCCCGAGTATGGCGGGACTGGCCTGGGCCTGAGCATCTCACGCGAGCTGGTCGAGCTCATGGGCGGCGCAATCAGCGTGGAAAGCGAGCTGGGCAAAGGCAGCTCCTTCGCCTTCACGGCGGAGTTCGCCCTGGGCGACAGCGCCGCTCCCGACCGCGAGGCCTGCACGCCCCAGCCGCCGATCGCCGACCGCTCCCTACACATCCTGGTGGCCGAGGACAACCAGGTGAATCAGCTCGTCATGCTGGCCATGCTTAAACGCGCAGGCCACCAGCCCGACCTGGCCGTCAACGGACACGAGGTTCTGAAGCGCCTGGCAGACGACTATTTCGATCTCGTGCTCATGGACATCCAGATGCCGGGGATGAAGGGCGACGAGGCCGTGCGCCGCATCCGCGCCGGCGAGGTGGACGGCGTGCGATGCGACATCCCCATCATCGCCTTGACGGCCTATGCTATGGAGGGCGACCAGGAACGCTTCCTGAACGCCGGGATGAACGGATATCTCGCAAAGCCAATCGATTTCGAAGGGTTGTGCGCGGCCCTCGATTCTGTCCTCCGCTGA
- a CDS encoding response regulator, which produces MSKPAVMIIDDEKVVGDMSKYHLEAAGFEVETFVDPAKALDRFREKSFEVVVTDLKMKGIDGMEVLKTIKSLAPKSQVIMITAFAHLNTAIEALRGEVFDFFPKPFKIKEFVESVRRAAERAQA; this is translated from the coding sequence ATGAGTAAGCCGGCGGTTATGATCATTGACGACGAGAAGGTTGTTGGCGACATGTCGAAGTATCATCTGGAAGCGGCCGGTTTCGAGGTGGAGACGTTCGTCGATCCTGCCAAGGCCCTGGATCGTTTCCGGGAAAAGAGCTTCGAGGTGGTCGTGACGGACCTGAAGATGAAGGGCATCGACGGCATGGAGGTGCTCAAGACGATCAAGAGTCTTGCGCCCAAAAGCCAGGTCATAATGATCACGGCGTTCGCCCATCTGAACACCGCCATCGAGGCGCTACGCGGCGAGGTCTTCGACTTCTTCCCCAAGCCCTTCAAGATCAAGGAGTTCGTGGAGTCCGTGCGCCGGGCTGCCGAGCGCGCGCAAGCCTGA
- a CDS encoding putative hydro-lyase, with translation MTYDTPAQVRAACRDGRHASPTPGFCDGFAQANVVVLPKRYAWDFLLLCQRNPTPLPLLEVYDAGDPISRSMAPGSDIRTDCPRYIVLEKGKTREVTDISDIWQDDLVTFLLGCSFTFESGLMEAGVPVRHIEENRNVPMYRSNIQLTPAGVFSGPMVVSMRPVPARLVPAAVLSTARFPAVHGAPVWVGDPHGLGIEDLDRPDFGDAVTMRDGELPVFWACGVSGLSAVTTAGMDFAITHAPGHMLMLDVRDSELGANISI, from the coding sequence ATGACCTACGACACCCCAGCCCAGGTGCGGGCGGCCTGCCGCGACGGCAGACACGCCAGCCCCACGCCGGGCTTTTGCGACGGCTTTGCCCAGGCCAACGTGGTGGTTCTGCCCAAGCGCTACGCCTGGGATTTCCTGCTGCTGTGCCAGCGCAATCCCACGCCCCTGCCCCTACTGGAGGTCTACGATGCCGGCGATCCCATCTCCCGGAGCATGGCGCCCGGCTCGGATATCCGCACGGACTGCCCGCGCTATATAGTTCTGGAAAAGGGAAAAACGCGTGAGGTGACCGACATCTCGGACATCTGGCAGGACGATCTCGTCACCTTCCTGCTCGGCTGCTCCTTCACCTTCGAGTCCGGCTTGATGGAGGCGGGCGTACCTGTCCGCCACATCGAGGAGAACAGGAACGTGCCCATGTACCGCTCCAACATTCAGCTTACGCCGGCCGGCGTCTTCTCCGGCCCCATGGTCGTGTCCATGCGGCCTGTGCCGGCCAGGCTGGTGCCGGCAGCCGTGCTCTCCACGGCGCGCTTCCCGGCCGTGCATGGCGCACCAGTGTGGGTAGGCGATCCGCACGGTCTCGGCATCGAGGATCTGGACCGGCCGGACTTCGGCGACGCCGTAACCATGCGCGACGGCGAGCTGCCGGTCTTCTGGGCGTGCGGTGTGTCCGGCCTCTCGGCGGTCACCACCGCCGGCATGGACTTCGCCATCACCCATGCGCCCGGCCACATGCTGATGCTGGATGTGCGGGATTCGGAGCTTGGCGCGAACATCTCTATCTAA
- a CDS encoding sensor histidine kinase: MTIKRTLILHGVIIIGLLALMGMFAVHDVGTLTTSSRYMEIQEGLNASFLQMRLYEKNYFLFKDDQAMRDILSIIKAAGKTLDSFSDAMIPAIGEAKYQALRNSLSQYEHEAQLIAESGTRDVVAETTLREFGRRLLELSTRLTREERAKIDKIITKAKRGMLASFLIFLVLAVFLTPLIYRRIFSSMKKVTMLARDISKGRFRIIDGKVPDDEMGTVITAMNSMSQELRLREDELVQSKKLGSLGVLTAGVAHEITNPLNNISMIAQTYQEMYDMLPREKRIEFMDQVLGECERIRAIVVNLLDFAKPKVASFSPGDINEVINRTLGLVQNMLDVSDIEVHLDLDSGIPTVNMDKHQINQVFVNIITNAIQAMKPGQDLTIRTTTTEKRDEVHIVIEDTGKGMSPETLSHIFDPFFSTKGVDGTGLGLSVSYGIVKNHSGTITASSEVDKGTTFEIHLPATPQMEDTDE, translated from the coding sequence ATGACGATTAAACGCACCCTCATCCTCCACGGCGTGATCATCATCGGCCTGCTTGCTCTCATGGGCATGTTCGCCGTGCACGATGTCGGCACGCTCACCACATCGAGCCGGTACATGGAGATTCAGGAGGGGCTCAACGCCTCGTTCCTGCAAATGCGCCTGTACGAGAAGAACTATTTCCTGTTCAAGGACGACCAGGCCATGCGGGACATACTCTCCATAATCAAGGCCGCCGGCAAAACCCTGGACAGTTTCAGCGACGCGATGATTCCGGCCATCGGCGAGGCCAAGTATCAGGCGCTGCGAAACTCCCTGAGCCAATACGAGCACGAAGCCCAGCTCATTGCCGAGTCCGGCACGCGGGATGTCGTGGCCGAAACCACCCTGCGGGAGTTCGGCAGACGGCTTCTGGAGCTTTCGACCCGGTTGACGCGGGAGGAGCGGGCCAAGATCGACAAGATCATCACCAAGGCAAAGCGCGGCATGCTGGCGTCCTTCCTGATATTCCTGGTGCTTGCCGTATTCCTCACGCCGCTTATCTACCGCCGCATCTTCTCTTCCATGAAGAAGGTGACCATGCTGGCCAGGGACATCTCCAAGGGGCGCTTCCGGATCATCGACGGCAAGGTACCGGACGACGAGATGGGCACGGTGATCACAGCCATGAACAGCATGTCCCAGGAGCTGCGCCTGCGCGAGGACGAGCTGGTGCAGTCGAAAAAGCTGGGCTCCCTGGGCGTGCTCACGGCCGGCGTGGCGCACGAGATAACCAACCCGCTGAACAACATCTCCATGATCGCCCAGACCTACCAGGAGATGTACGACATGCTGCCGCGGGAGAAGCGCATCGAGTTCATGGATCAGGTTCTGGGCGAGTGCGAGCGCATCCGCGCCATCGTGGTCAACCTGCTCGACTTCGCCAAGCCCAAGGTGGCCTCCTTCAGCCCGGGCGACATCAATGAAGTCATCAATCGCACCCTCGGCCTGGTCCAGAACATGCTCGACGTCTCGGACATCGAGGTGCACCTCGACCTCGACTCCGGCATCCCCACCGTGAACATGGACAAGCACCAGATCAACCAGGTCTTCGTGAACATCATCACCAACGCCATCCAGGCCATGAAGCCGGGGCAGGACCTGACGATACGAACCACGACCACGGAGAAGCGCGACGAGGTGCATATCGTTATCGAGGACACCGGGAAGGGCATGTCCCCGGAGACGCTCAGCCACATTTTCGACCCGTTCTTCTCCACCAAGGGGGTGGACGGCACGGGCCTGGGCCTTTCAGTAAGCTACGGAATAGTAAAGAACCACTCGGGAACCATTACCGCGAGCAGCGAGGTGGACAAAGGGACGACTTTTGAGATCCACCTGCCCGCGACACCGCAGATGGAGGACACGGATGAGTAA